A window from Primulina eburnea isolate SZY01 chromosome 2, ASM2296580v1, whole genome shotgun sequence encodes these proteins:
- the LOC140822682 gene encoding glucose-6-phosphate/phosphate translocator 1, chloroplastic: MISSFKQPTLSIHGLNLVQHRTKFLARRSPGFASPLTETTRRSLNISLSKPLYVSEFDSFSVRDKKERSLIRCEAYEADRSESMSKSPAEAAKKVKIGVYFATWWGLNVIFNIYNKKVLNAYPFPWLTSTLSLAAGSLIMLITWALRIAEAPKTDLEFWKTLFPVALAHTIGHVAATVSMSKVAVSFTHIIKSGEPAFSVLVSRFLLGETFPPAVYFSLLPIIGGCCLSALTELNFNMTGFMGAMISNLAFVFRNIFSKRGMKGKSVSGMNYYACLSMMSLLILTPFAIAVEGPQLWAAGFKESMSQIGPQIIWWMAAQSIFYHLYNQVSYMSLDEISPLTFSVGNTMKRISVIVSSIIIFQTPIRPVNALGAAIAILGTFIYSQAKQ; the protein is encoded by the exons ATGATCTCTTCTTTCAAGCAGCCAACTTTATCGATTCATGGGTTAAATTTGGTCCAACATAGGACAAAATTTCTCGCCCGAAGGTCGCCGGGTTTCGCTTCTCCGCTGACGGAAACTACTCGCCGGAGCTTAAATATTTCTCTTTCTAAGCCGCTATACGTCTCAGAGTTTGATTCATTTTCTGTTCGTGACAAGAAGGAGAGATCTCTCATCAGGTGCGAGGCATATGAAGCCGATCGGTCGGAGTCCATGAGCAAATCTCCGGCGGAGGCGGCTAAGAAAGTGAAGATCGGAGTGTACTTCGCGACGTGGTGGGGTTTGAATGTGAtcttcaatatatataacaagaaAGTGTTGAATGCGTATCCTTTTCCATGGTTAACTTCAACGCTGTCCTTGGCCGCTGGCTCACTCATCATGCTCATCACTTGGGCTCTGAGGATTGCTGAGGCCCCAAAGACAGATCTTGAGTTTTGGAAGACCCTTTTCCCC GTTGCTCTTGCACATACAATTGGACATGTGGCTGCGACTGTAAGTATGTCAAAGGTTGCAGTTTCATTCACTCACATAATAAAGAGTGGTGAGCCTGCTTTCAGCGTTTTGGTCTCAAGGTTTCTCTTGGGAGAAACATTCCCACCAGCCGTTTATTTCTCCCTTCTTCCCATCATCGGCGGCTGCTGCCTCTCCGCCCTCACCGAGCTCAACTTCAACATGACTG GTTTTATGGGTGCCATGATATCGAATTTGGCGTTTGTCTTCCGGAATATATTTTCCAAAAGAGGCATGAAGGGCAAGTCTGTAAGCGGGATGAACTATTACGCCTGCTTATCGATGATGTCACTCTTGATACTTACCCCGTTTGCAATTGCTGTTGAGGGACCACAGTTGTGGGCTGCTGGATTTAAAGAATCCATGTCTCAAATTGGACCACAGATCATATG GTGGATGGCGGCTCAGAGCATATTCTACCACCTCTACAATCAAGTATCATACATGTCACTGGATGAGATATCTCCATTGACGTTTAGTGTCGGAAACACGATGAAACGTATTTCTGTCATTGTTTCCTCTATCATTATCTTCCAAACGCCTATACGACCAGTCAATGCTCTCGGAGCTGCAATTGCTATTCTTGGAACCTTTATATACTCACAG GCTAAGCAATGA
- the LOC140822695 gene encoding tryptophan synthase beta chain 1-like, whose product MALSSSSSFTATVCLAAGSHSYLPLKFNEISLPYPRRRCSIAFTCTKDQSAAVTVDPVVWQRPDSFGRFGKFGGKYVPETLMHALTELEAAFKSLATDDDFQKGLNGILRDYVGRESPLYFAERLSEHYNRADGKGPHIYLKREDLNHTGAHKINNAVAQALLAKRLGKTRIIAETGAGQHGVATATVCARFGLQCIIYMGAQDMERQALNVFRMRLLGAEVRAVNSGTATLKDATSEAIRDWVTNVESTHYILGSVAGPHPYPMMVREFHAVIGKETRKQSMEKWGGKPDVLVACVGGGSNAIGLFHEFVDDEDVRLIGVEAAGFGLDTGKHAATLTKGDIGVLHGAMSYLLQDDDGQILEPHSISAGLDYPGVGPEHSFLKDVGRAEYYSITDEEALEAFKRLSKLEGIIPALETSHALAYLEKLCPELPDGTKVVLNCSGRGDKDVHTAIKHLDI is encoded by the exons ATGGCCttgtcttcttcttcttcattcaCCGCCACAGTTTGCCTTGCTGCTGGTTCGCATTCGTATTTGCCACTCAAATTCAATGAAATTTCGCTTCCTTACCCACGTCGTCGCTGTTCCATAGCGTTTACTTGTACCAAAGACCAATCAGCGGCGGTGACCGTCGATCCGGTGGTTTGGCAGCGACCAGACTCCTTCGGCCGGTTTGGAAAATTTGGCGGGAAGTACGTGCCGGAGACTTTGATGCACGCCCTCACGGAGCTCGAGGCCGCATTCAAGTCCCTAGCCACCGACGATGATTTTCAg aAAGGGCTAAATGGGATATTGAGGGACTATGTTGGACGAGAAAGCCCACTATACTTTGCAGAACGACTTAGTGAGCATTACAATCGTGCTGATGGAAAAGGGCCTCATATATATCTCAAAAGGGAAGACCTTAATCACACTGGCGCCCACAAAATCAACAATGCCGTTGCACAAGCTTTGCTTGCCAAGCGCCTAGGAAAGACTCGCATTATTGCTGAAACTGGAGCTGGCCAGCACGGTGTTGCAACAGCTACTGTTTGTGCTAGGTTCGGTTTGCAGTGTATTATTTATATGGGCGCTCAGGATATGGAGAGACAAGCGCTCAATGTCTTCAGAATGAGGCTTCTAGGTGCTGAG GTTAGAGCAGTTAATTCTGGGACAGCAACGCTGAAGGATGCTACATCCGAAGCTATACGAGACTGGGTGACTAATGTGGAATCGACCCATTACATACTTGGATCCGTTGCTGGGCCACATCCATATCCTATGATGGTTAGAGAATTTCATGCTGTGATTGGTAAAGAAACAAGGAAACAATCAATGGAAAAATGGGGTGGCAAACCTGATGTTCTTGTCGCATGTGTTGGTGGAGGTTCAAATGCTATTGGGCTTTTTCATGAATTTGTCGATGATGAAGATGTAAGGTTGATCGGCGTGGAGGCTGCCGGTTTTGGTTTAGATACTGGTAAGCATGCTGCAACTTTGACAAAGGGAGACATTGGAGTTCTACATGGAGCTATGAGCTACTTGTTGCAGGATGATGACGGGCAAATACTAGAGCCACATTCTATAAGTGCTGG CCTGGATTACCCTGGAGTTGGACCAGAGCACAGCTTTCTGAAAGATGTTGGGCGGGCAGAGTACTATAGCATCACTGACGAGGAAGCTTTAGAAG CATTTAAGAGACTATCTAAGCTAGAAGGCATTATCCCAGCACTGGAGACGTCACATGCACTGGCTTATTTAGAGAAGCTTTGCCCAGAACTTCCAGACGGAACTAAGGTTGTGCTCAACTGCAGTGGCAGAGGAGACAAGGACGTTCACACAGCCATTAAACATTTAGATATTTGA